One Vigna unguiculata cultivar IT97K-499-35 chromosome 7, ASM411807v1, whole genome shotgun sequence genomic region harbors:
- the LOC114191476 gene encoding heavy metal-associated isoprenylated plant protein 34: MSKQDMLKVQNCLLKVNIHCDGCEQKVKKILQKIDGVYSVNIDAERGKVMVSGHIDPAKLIKKLKRSGKHAEVWGGQRGMMYNQNYPTYPQFKNLHIDNTKGGKDNKSQHHKGGAPQKGGGGAGGGGQLPHFQNMKEGSKVPPKNHKSVNFNLSEDELDDSDEDFDDFDDDYDELEDDYDDFDEEDEEEEYGHGHGNGRGHGQGQGHPMQHNKMMAQMAQMGQMGNGRGPHGPGGMMMNGSGMNSHKGNGGGNFGSVKKGEVIDLAIKGKGGNFNEGKNGNGGKKGNGDGGQKNKGGKQKGGGGGGDNNHNHGNKKKNPKAKNGGGFLVRFLGLGKKNKKGGGSPDTTTNKNKDNRGGNNNIINSSKGKKNGGGKMDKIDFDFQDFDISPPKGKNGKGGGNNGKNSNGKGHGANNGNVGHMGPMSHQMGPMGQRGPMNQMGQMEHMRNMNMNIPAVQGLPAAAAAAAMNGGYYQGMQGMPMHMQQPNPYNIQQQQQQQQLMAMMMNQQQQQQQQQANMSMYPPHMMYGRAPSMNYFPPPPMPSHPMADPITHVFSDENTESCSIM; the protein is encoded by the exons ATGAGTAAACAAGACATGCTCAAAGTTCAG AATTGCCTTCTCAAGGTGAATATCCACTGCGATGGCTGCGAACAGAAAGTAAAGAAAATCCTACAGAAAATTGATG GGGTGTATTCCGTGAACATAGATGCGGAGCGGGGGAAGGTAATGGTGTCAGGGCACATAGATCCAGCGAAACTGATAAAAAAGCTGAAGAGGTCAGGGAAGCATGCCGAAGTTTGGGGTGGCCAGAGAGGCATGATGTACAACCAAAACTACCCCACCTACCCTCAGTTCAAGAACTTGCACATAGATAACACCAAAGGGGGCAAGGACAACAAGTCTCAACATCACAAGGGTGGTGCTCCTCAGAAAGGTGGAGGAGGTGCTGGAGGTGGTGGTCAACTAccacacttccaaaatatgaaGGAAGGGTCAAAAGTACCACCCAAGAATCACAAATCTGTCAACTTCAACTTATCAGAAGATGAACTTGATGACAGTGATGAAGATTTTGATGACTTTGATGATGACTATGATGAGCTTGAAGACGATTATGATGATTTTGATGAAGAGGATGAGGAGGAAGAGTATGGACACGGCCATGGTAATGGCCGCGGCCATGGCCAGGGACAGGGGCATCCTATGCAACACAACAAGATGATGGCCCAGATGGCCCAGATGGGCCAGATGGGGAATGGACGTGGGCCTCATGGGCCTGGCGGAATGATGATGAACGGGTCTGGTATGAACAGCCATAAAGGGAACGGGGGTGGGAATTTTGGGAGTGTGAAGAAGGGTGAAGTCATTGATCTAGCCATAAAGGGCAAAGGTGGAAACTTTAACGAGGGTAAAAATGGAAATGGAGGAAAAAAAGGCAATGGAGATGGTGGTCAAAAGAACAAAGGTGGAAAGCAAAAGGGTGGTGGCGGTGGGGGAGATAACAATCATAACCATGGTAACAAGAAAAAGAACCCCAAAGCCAAAAATGGTGGTGGCTTCCTTGTTCGGTTTCTGGGCCTTGGGAAAAAGAACAAGAAGGGAGGAGGTTCACCCGACACAACAACAAACAAGAACAAAGACAACAGAGGTGGaaacaacaacatcatcaacagcagcaaaggaaagaaaaatggagGAGGTAAAATGGACAAAATTGACTTTGACTTTCAAGATTTTGATATCTCACCACCCAAAGGTAAAAATGGCAAGGGTGGTGGCAATAATGGTAAAAACAGTAACGGCAAGGGTCACGGTGCCAATAATGGTAATGTGGGGCACATGGGTCCAATGAGTCACCAGATGGGCCCCATGGGTCAGCGAGGCCCGATGAATCAGATGGGTCAAATGGAGCATATGAGGAACATGAACATGAACATCCCGGCGGTGCAAGGATTACCGGCGGCAGCAGCCGCGGCGGCGATGAACGGTGGGTACTATCAAGGGATGCAGGGGATGCCAATGCACATGCAACAACCAAACCCTTACAACATCCAACAACAGCAGCAGCAACAACAATTGATGGCCATGATGATGAACCAACAACAACAGCAGCAGCAACAGCAAGCGAACATGAGCATGTACCCGCCGCACATGATGTACGGAAGGGCACCGTCGATGAACTACTTTCCGCCGCCACCAATGCCGTCGCACCCGATGGCGGATCCTATCACGCATGTTTTCAGCGACGAGAACACGGAGAGCTGCAGTATCATGTAA